One part of the Rutidosis leptorrhynchoides isolate AG116_Rl617_1_P2 chromosome 1, CSIRO_AGI_Rlap_v1, whole genome shotgun sequence genome encodes these proteins:
- the LOC139839874 gene encoding uncharacterized protein — protein MSELNNLLSSISLSENPDTWKWNLDNSRLFTTKSLSSILDNLKLELPTSTFKTPRNKLIPQKINIFIWRVILGRIPTRVELDKRNIDLDTILCPLCNSHVESIEHILFQCITTEALWNLILAWWNLPTNTFSNFHDTTLTDQTFTTSSLGKYIWQATKWTTIYMIWKYRNAKVFSKKDWCPATILSEIQAQTFSWISKRSKKSSIEWHQWLINPSFYTFLNIQRVGIG, from the coding sequence ATGTCGGAACTAAACAACCTTCTTTCTTCCATTAGCCTTTCTGAAAATCCCGATACTTGGAAGTGGAACCTAGATAATTCCAGATTGTTCACTACAAAATCCCTCTCATCAATTCTCGACAATCTCAAACTCGAATTACCTACTTCAACCTTCAAAACACCTAGAAACAAACTCATACCGCAAAAAATCAACATTTTCATTTGGAGGGTCATACTAGGTAGAATCCCGACCAGAGTTGAACTCGACAAGCGAAACATTGATCTCGACACCATACTTTGTCCACTTTGCAACTCACATGTTGAATCTATAGAGCATATTTTATTCCAATGCATTACAACTGAAGCACTCTGGAACTTAATCCTAGCTTGGTGGAACCTCCCCACAAACACGTTCTCCAACTTCCACGATACAACATTAACGGATCAAACATTCACCACATCGTCCCTTGGTAAATATATCTGGCAAGCAACAAAATGGACCACAATCTACATGATATGGAAGTATCGTAACGCCAAGGTCTTTAGCAAAAAAGATTGGTGCCCCGCCACTATACTTTCCGAGATCCAAGCGCAAACTTTCTCATGGATTTCTAAAAGATCAAAGAAATCTTCAATCGAATGGCACCAATGGCTTATCAACCCATCGTTTTACACATTCCTAAACATTCAAAGAGTGGGTATTGGCTAA